TACGTGGTCTCTGCTGGGCTTCGTCACGGCGTCTTTTTAGTCTCAGGTCAGtgacttttatttgttgtgctCTCGCTGCAGTTCACGCTGCTGTCCGCGGCCGAGCAGAAGATGTCCGCAGCCGTCGGCGTCCCCGAGAGTTTTGTAGCCCGAAAAGCTGCCGGACAGACGGTCAGGAAGGTGAGAAACTGCAGACTGGAAATGAAAACTTTACTGAAAGTCTAAGTCAACAACGTGAGAACGTGTCAAAATTTGGGTAAAATATCCACATGGACTGAAAGATGAACTGATGAAATGTTGTGGTCAAACTCACTGTGACCGTGCGTCACTGGGTCTCACTCTTGTGAATTTGATGTCTCAAGAACACAcggagggaatttcttcaactttggcacaaacatcaacttggaCTCGGCTCTGAACTGATaaatttagtggtcaaaggtcactgtgacttttcatctgtctcattctcattaaCGTTTTATCCAAAGAAGGCCTCAaggaagtttcctcaaatttggcacaaacatccacttgggcTCGGCtctgaactgattagatttagtggtcaaaggtcactgtgacttttctgtttattctcaTGAACGTTTTATCCAAAGAAGGCCTCAaggaagtttcctcaaatttagcacaaacgtccacttgagaTCAACAGTGACATCAGTGGATTTTGGTGGGGAAAGTTCAAGGTCCCTGTGAtcttgtgtccatctcattctaaTGAACGCAATAttttaagaacaccttgaacaaatttcttcaaatttggcacagatgtccacttgtactcaagaatgaactgattagaatggtggtcaaaggtcactgtgacctggcCCGTCTTATTCTCATAAACGCAATATCTCTTGAACGCCATGAGGgaattcctcaaatttggcacaaacatccacatggactcaacgatgaagtgattagattttagtggccaaaggtcactgtggccttgtgtccatctcattttcTTGAATGTAATATGTCAAGATCGTCTGGGGGGAATTTCCTcagttttggcacaaacgtccacttggactcagtaaactgattagattttggtgatgaaaggtcaaagtcagtgtgaccttgtaTCCATCTCACTCTcgtaaatgtgatatctcaacaacaccttaagtgatttcttcaaatttggcacaaacgtccacttggactcagcaatgaactgataagaatttttcatgttttttttttcagagtgtgAACATGGACGCAGTGAGGCGGATGTATCTGGCCCTGGTGCTGTTTTTTCTGCTGAAGGAGACGAACCTGTGGAGCGTGGCCGACCGCTTCCAGCTGAGCCGAGGCTTCGTCCAGAGTCTCCTCAGCTCGTCCTCGGCCTTCTGCTCCTGCGTCCTGCACTTCACTGAGGTATCACCTCCACGCACATCTAATACGGTCTGTGAGGTATCACCTCCACGCACATCTAATACGGTCTGTGAGGTATCACCTCCACGCACATCTAATACAGACCCCCTGTCGGGCCAGATTCGGCCTGCGGGCTGTAAGTTTGGCATCGCTGCTGTATGATGATATCGTTGAGGCTGATCTCAGGTCTGTttcagctgatgatgatgatgattgtgtgtgtgtgtgtgtgtgtgtgtgagagagcaggagctggaggagttGTGGCCGTTCAGAGCTCTGCTGTCGGAGTTGACTCGCAGGCTGAGCTACTGTGTGACGGCTGAACTGGTCCCTCTGATGGAGGTGGCTGGGGTCATGGAGGTCAGTGAGGAGCTCTGAAGAGAAAAACCTGGATTTACCGGCTGTGTCAGAGCAGGGTTTGGAGGgcatattttcttcaaaaacaatttgattttttttttaatatttttcttttttcccttaagttagttaagtagttttttttaaatttatttatttattttgttttggttatttatttttataaatgatgattttttttcattaaaaaatttggtgtttttttttctgtaaattttttttggtgatttattttattcaaaatttggtgatttttaaaaatgtttgtttttctttctttagaaATACCtagcttttttctgtcttttttttaatttttttttttttagcatttttccccttaaagtacttatctttttttcttgaaaagttttgttgacttgtgtctctttgaaatcatcttagcaatttaaaaaatatcgtATTTATTCATCACATTCATCTTTGGTAAATGTTTAgtaatttccttaaatttttttgttgtaattttcgTTTCTC
The sequence above is a segment of the Plectropomus leopardus isolate mb unplaced genomic scaffold, YSFRI_Pleo_2.0 unplaced_scaffold3096, whole genome shotgun sequence genome. Coding sequences within it:
- the LOC121938681 gene encoding helicase POLQ-like encodes the protein MFNPSGSVDLTYSDLLYSDLCKGLEGLLLNSHLHLLYLVTPYDMIAQCKPDWMLYLRQFTLLSAAEQKMSAAVGVPESFVARKAAGQTVRKSVNMDAVRRMYLALVLFFLLKETNLWSVADRFQLSRGFVQSLLSSSSAFCSCVLHFTEELEELWPFRALLSELTRRLSYCVTAELVPLMEVAGVMESRAKQLYNAGYKTLPHLANADPTVLCRTIENLFKKQANQIVAAAKMLLSEKAAALQEEVDELLTKPSDLP